In one window of Methanoculleus chikugoensis DNA:
- a CDS encoding MTAP family purine nucleoside phosphorylase: MLGIIGGTSLLFADLPALEKTTVATPYGKAEVHTGAFALLLRHQHNLPPHRINYRACLAALAVLGVDEIVAFGSAGSLKQEIPPGSIVIPTDYLSVTDIPSIHECSIDHVRPELDADLVRTLAELVPDARTGGVYAQTRGPRIETVAEVEALARVADIVGMTVASEATLALELGMRFAAVCTVDNYANGLGEETLTYEHILATSRANCRRTEKILENIVERFA, translated from the coding sequence GTGCTCGGGATCATCGGGGGCACGAGCCTCCTCTTCGCCGACCTGCCGGCGCTCGAGAAGACGACCGTCGCCACCCCCTACGGAAAGGCGGAGGTGCACACCGGGGCCTTCGCGCTCCTCCTGCGCCACCAGCACAACCTCCCCCCGCACCGGATCAACTACCGTGCGTGCCTCGCCGCGCTCGCCGTCCTCGGGGTGGATGAGATCGTCGCGTTCGGCTCCGCCGGGTCCCTGAAGCAGGAGATCCCGCCGGGCTCGATCGTCATCCCTACCGATTATCTGAGCGTCACCGACATCCCGTCCATCCACGAGTGCTCGATCGATCACGTCCGGCCGGAACTGGACGCGGATCTCGTCCGCACCCTGGCCGAACTGGTACCGGACGCACGGACGGGCGGGGTCTACGCCCAGACCCGGGGGCCGCGGATCGAGACGGTCGCCGAGGTCGAAGCGCTTGCCCGCGTGGCGGATATCGTCGGCATGACGGTTGCAAGCGAAGCGACGCTCGCCCTCGAACTCGGGATGCGGTTTGCCGCCGTCTGCACCGTGGACAACTACGCAAACGGTCTCGGGGAAGAGACCCTGACCTACGAGCACATCCTCGCGACCTCGCGGGCGAACTGCCGCAGAACCGAGAAGATTCTTGAGAATATCGTGGAGAGATTTGCATGA
- a CDS encoding nicotinate phosphoribosyltransferase yields MGRFQVVGEDAIKNGECTDIYFRRVVEVMERDGINPHVAMEVTAAALPDPWGVFCGLDDVINLLEDLPVDVDAMPEGSVFSRNEPVLRISGRYRDFAVYETAILGFLCHASGVASAAAHIRLAAGGRPVFSFGSRRQHPAIAAMIERAAWIGGADAASNTCAPDGIPLAGTMPHAFIMCYPEQEDAWLAFAQGAGPEVPRIMLADTFSDEADEAVRAAACGATAVRLDTPRSRRGDMRAIIEEVRWELDVNGYPDVKIFLSGGLTRAEVAAYRDVADAFGVGGAIANAPVIDFAMDIVEMKGRPYAKRGKRSSTKQVYDLPGGRRLVLPARTPAPKGAVPLLAPCIKNGVALVRPKMEDARERVLSRLSTLAGED; encoded by the coding sequence ATGGGGCGGTTTCAGGTGGTCGGCGAGGACGCCATCAAGAACGGTGAGTGCACGGACATCTACTTCCGGCGGGTCGTGGAGGTGATGGAGCGGGACGGCATCAACCCGCACGTCGCGATGGAGGTGACGGCGGCGGCGCTCCCGGACCCGTGGGGTGTCTTCTGCGGGCTTGACGACGTCATCAACCTGCTCGAAGACCTCCCGGTGGACGTGGACGCAATGCCGGAGGGTTCGGTCTTCTCCAGAAACGAGCCGGTGCTCCGGATATCCGGGCGCTACCGGGACTTCGCGGTCTACGAGACCGCCATCCTCGGGTTCCTCTGCCACGCCTCGGGGGTGGCGTCGGCGGCGGCGCATATCCGGCTCGCCGCGGGCGGCCGGCCGGTCTTCTCCTTCGGGTCGCGCCGCCAGCACCCGGCGATCGCGGCGATGATCGAGCGGGCGGCCTGGATCGGCGGGGCGGACGCTGCGAGCAACACCTGTGCGCCGGACGGGATCCCGCTCGCGGGGACGATGCCGCACGCGTTCATCATGTGCTACCCGGAGCAGGAGGACGCCTGGCTCGCGTTTGCGCAGGGCGCGGGCCCGGAGGTGCCGCGGATCATGCTCGCCGACACCTTCTCCGACGAGGCGGACGAGGCGGTCCGGGCGGCGGCATGCGGGGCGACGGCCGTGCGGCTGGACACGCCGCGGTCGCGCCGGGGCGACATGCGGGCGATCATCGAGGAGGTGCGCTGGGAGCTCGACGTCAACGGTTACCCGGACGTGAAGATCTTCCTCTCGGGCGGGCTTACGCGCGCGGAGGTCGCCGCCTACCGCGACGTCGCCGACGCCTTCGGCGTCGGGGGCGCGATCGCGAACGCCCCGGTGATCGACTTCGCGATGGACATCGTGGAGATGAAGGGCCGGCCCTACGCGAAGCGCGGGAAGCGGAGCAGTACAAAGCAGGTCTACGACCTCCCCGGCGGTCGGCGCCTCGTGCTCCCCGCCCGCACCCCGGCGCCGAAGGGCGCGGTGCCGCTCCTCGCGCCCTGCATCAAGAACGGCGTCGCCCTCGTGCGCCCGAAGATGGAGGATGCGCGGGAACGGGTGCTCTCGCGGCTTTCAACCCTTGCCGGGGAGGATTAG
- a CDS encoding ATP-binding protein, giving the protein MPEEVKITTDGIITALSKLNFTDKNFPKAVAEYIWNGFDARASIVEIDYEFSAGGLRRLVVRDNGHGIPQDQLNLKFQPIFESDKLKDDSNNRNTSQYHGKNGLGRLTFATFAQRARWETVYQQGEKTYSYSIEILGSRLELFSGLDEMPEESNKQSGTMVTFSDFKEYNHNKYGKNVGETELLDYLKREFCWFLELNKYKGYKLIVNGEELDYSPLIEDEENFTLTGKRQGEKFSIRYVRWKIPLNQEYSRYYYLDHNYTELHKEYTTLNKKGDKFYHSVFIASKYFSDFKFDSTEDQENITGFGRSDETFKQLTDQLHGYLRRKRKPFLRKHAKQVIAEFEREGIIVKKDADSFQLIQIEDLEEVIREIYTTQPRIFSNLSKEQQKVFVDLLNVVLNSEDRDKILKIIEEIVELDADERGELAELLKVTEMQKIVKTIKLIADRQMVLKLIEECLFNDSFGANEVDHIQKIVESNTWLFGEQYALVAAAEDTFEKALRNHIRILSAKDEEVHIDNPDKNKQVDVFICRQNKHQKGVHNVIIELKHPKKRIGLEQLNQVKTYLSVILSESRFNGDSFSWEFILVGTKYDSRGLIVREIKSYEGKGERGIVQDLENSKIYIRKWSDILSDCEIRHSFINNQLDIQKNRLIEKTKTADDAVKQANASSAAI; this is encoded by the coding sequence ATGCCAGAAGAAGTTAAAATCACCACAGACGGTATCATTACTGCCTTGAGCAAATTAAATTTTACTGATAAGAATTTCCCCAAAGCAGTGGCCGAATATATTTGGAATGGCTTTGATGCTCGTGCGTCCATAGTTGAGATCGACTATGAATTTAGCGCAGGGGGGTTACGAAGGCTTGTTGTCAGGGACAATGGTCATGGAATTCCCCAGGATCAACTCAATCTTAAATTTCAACCCATTTTTGAATCGGATAAGCTCAAAGACGACAGCAATAACCGAAACACATCACAGTACCATGGGAAAAATGGATTGGGTAGGTTGACGTTTGCTACTTTCGCACAAAGAGCTCGATGGGAAACGGTGTACCAGCAAGGGGAGAAGACATACTCATATTCTATTGAAATATTAGGTAGCAGGCTTGAATTATTCTCGGGATTGGATGAAATGCCCGAAGAATCCAATAAACAATCAGGCACAATGGTGACATTTTCTGACTTTAAAGAATACAATCACAATAAATATGGGAAAAACGTAGGGGAAACTGAATTATTAGATTATTTGAAGCGGGAATTTTGCTGGTTCTTGGAGCTGAATAAGTATAAGGGCTATAAACTAATTGTTAATGGCGAAGAGTTAGATTATAGTCCACTTATAGAAGATGAAGAAAACTTTACATTAACAGGGAAACGACAAGGAGAAAAGTTTTCCATACGTTATGTTAGATGGAAAATACCCCTAAATCAAGAATATTCAAGGTATTACTATTTAGATCATAATTACACCGAACTCCATAAAGAGTACACGACACTGAATAAGAAGGGAGATAAGTTTTATCACAGCGTTTTCATCGCAAGTAAATACTTCAGTGACTTTAAATTCGACTCCACGGAAGATCAAGAGAATATCACTGGATTTGGGCGCTCGGATGAGACGTTCAAGCAATTAACTGATCAACTACATGGATACTTACGAAGAAAAAGGAAGCCATTTTTACGAAAACACGCCAAGCAAGTCATCGCAGAATTTGAGAGAGAAGGTATCATCGTAAAAAAAGATGCAGATTCCTTTCAGTTAATCCAGATAGAAGATCTGGAAGAAGTTATCCGAGAAATATATACTACCCAACCGCGAATTTTTTCGAATTTAAGTAAAGAACAACAAAAGGTGTTCGTAGACCTCCTAAATGTTGTATTAAACTCTGAAGATAGGGATAAAATTCTGAAAATTATTGAGGAAATTGTTGAGCTTGATGCTGACGAGAGAGGAGAATTGGCCGAGCTGCTTAAAGTAACTGAAATGCAGAAAATTGTTAAGACAATAAAATTAATCGCCGATAGACAAATGGTACTGAAATTGATAGAAGAATGTCTATTTAATGACTCCTTTGGAGCAAATGAGGTAGACCACATCCAAAAAATTGTGGAAAGCAATACATGGCTTTTTGGGGAACAATATGCCTTGGTGGCGGCAGCTGAAGACACCTTTGAGAAAGCCCTTCGAAATCATATTCGCATACTATCGGCAAAGGATGAAGAAGTTCACATTGATAATCCTGATAAGAATAAACAGGTTGATGTCTTCATCTGTCGGCAAAATAAGCACCAAAAAGGGGTTCACAACGTTATTATCGAACTTAAACACCCAAAAAAGCGAATTGGGTTAGAGCAACTAAATCAAGTGAAGACCTATTTAAGCGTGATATTATCTGAATCCCGGTTTAATGGTGATAGTTTTTCGTGGGAATTCATCTTAGTCGGGACGAAATACGATTCAAGGGGTCTCATTGTGAGAGAGATAAAAAGTTATGAGGGGAAGGGAGAAAGAGGGATAGTCCAAGATTTAGAAAATTCTAAAATATACATTCGGAAGTGGAGCGATATATTAAGCGATTGTGAAATCAGGCACAGTTTCATAAATAATCAGCTTGACATCCAAAAGAACAGGCTCATTGAAAAAACGAAAACCGCAGATGATGCAGTTAAACAAGCAAATGCCTCTTCAGCGGCGATATGA
- a CDS encoding TrlF family AAA-like ATPase, translating to MDLSNIESGARFYRCDLHVHTPKSGCYSDKEVQPEEIVKAALAKNLDIIAITDHNSEGLYIEVAEAAKGTRLFVIPGVEITTSQGGERQIHMLALFDPNEYLAISDLLSDIGIYHNLRGQSEAVSNKTIPDIMESIYKFNGIALLSHIDSESGLDYEIKKLTPTKEAILKSEWLNGIEITQPDTQSKFPDYACLQSSDAHSLADIGRRYCLIKMGKPSFEGIRQALRDPGSRICLTGDEELYHPSFLGMSVEGGFLDGQPIRFNKNLNCLIGGKGTGKSTVIELIRYCLGVSSSSTTVKQNHESHIAYALHDAKVALYLEAENQERYIIERRYNENPKIYREDGEETTINLHKFCDEFFHFEVYSQNELLDIARNFKNQLIMIDQYINLNDLNEEKARIINELKTNQAEIMRISDQVDDLHLKISNLDIIREQLRVFESQGIKEQLKDHPLWSQEEIILSNIETIITSEISSKQAELIKFEQEDLIAPKIENLDLLPNKDLLEICTGLLIAAKNEIRDAIQKQVDCLNDCHKKTLDVRGNWNQLHNKKKEELNILLSNLENNGVPIKNYQEYLRLEQEKQRLESMAQQVDTHVADLSLLSADRIALLEKLINVRKRIYLRRLELIRNINHSLRGFVRIKIKENGDNSKYRELLVDTILSSSKIRINKDDRVKIADNIEPLDLCNIIKNRDSNSLVTKTHISGDVAGKTLILAQGAVFELEIVELEDRITIELNDHSWKEISKCSDGQKCTTILAIAMCERDFPLIIDQPEDSLDNSFIYSQVVKILREIKNHRQLIIATHNANIPVLGDAELILVMRSNGLNGFVNDRGVIDKDTIKTHVQTILEGGKDAFDMRRQKYGF from the coding sequence ATGGATCTCTCCAACATTGAAAGTGGTGCAAGATTCTATCGCTGTGACTTGCACGTTCATACCCCTAAATCTGGATGCTATAGCGATAAGGAAGTCCAACCAGAAGAAATTGTAAAAGCGGCGCTCGCCAAAAACCTTGATATTATTGCTATAACGGATCATAACTCCGAAGGCTTATACATAGAAGTTGCAGAAGCCGCAAAGGGTACACGCTTATTTGTCATCCCTGGGGTTGAGATCACCACCTCTCAAGGGGGAGAGAGACAAATACATATGCTAGCCCTGTTTGACCCTAATGAATATCTGGCAATAAGCGATTTGCTATCGGATATTGGAATCTATCACAATCTAAGAGGGCAGTCTGAAGCCGTTTCAAATAAAACGATTCCTGATATAATGGAGTCAATTTATAAATTCAATGGCATAGCGTTACTATCCCATATTGATTCAGAATCCGGCTTAGATTACGAAATTAAAAAATTGACCCCAACAAAAGAAGCAATACTCAAATCTGAATGGTTAAATGGCATCGAGATAACTCAACCTGATACACAGTCCAAATTCCCTGATTACGCTTGTCTACAGAGCTCTGATGCTCATTCATTGGCAGATATCGGACGTAGGTATTGTTTAATAAAAATGGGAAAACCTAGTTTTGAGGGGATTCGCCAAGCACTCCGTGACCCCGGTTCTAGAATCTGCTTAACTGGTGATGAAGAGTTATACCATCCGTCTTTTTTAGGCATGAGTGTCGAAGGTGGCTTTCTTGATGGTCAACCGATACGATTCAATAAAAACTTAAATTGCCTTATAGGTGGAAAGGGGACAGGAAAATCAACCGTTATTGAATTAATCCGGTATTGTTTAGGTGTATCTTCCTCTAGTACCACAGTTAAGCAAAACCATGAGTCTCACATCGCATATGCCCTGCACGACGCAAAGGTAGCACTTTATCTTGAGGCAGAAAATCAGGAAAGATACATAATTGAGAGAAGATATAATGAAAATCCAAAGATTTACCGCGAAGATGGTGAAGAAACGACGATAAATCTCCATAAATTTTGTGACGAGTTTTTCCATTTTGAAGTCTACAGTCAAAATGAATTATTAGATATTGCACGGAATTTTAAAAATCAGTTAATAATGATTGATCAATACATTAATTTAAACGACTTAAATGAGGAAAAGGCTCGTATAATAAACGAGCTTAAAACCAATCAAGCGGAAATTATGAGAATATCTGATCAAGTTGATGATTTGCATTTAAAAATATCAAACTTGGATATAATACGTGAACAACTAAGGGTATTTGAATCCCAAGGAATTAAAGAACAACTTAAAGATCACCCCTTGTGGAGTCAGGAGGAAATCATTCTTAGTAATATTGAGACAATAATCACTTCGGAGATTTCTTCGAAACAGGCTGAATTAATTAAATTTGAGCAAGAAGATCTTATAGCACCTAAAATTGAAAATCTTGACCTATTACCCAATAAAGACCTTTTAGAAATTTGTACTGGCCTTCTAATCGCAGCAAAAAATGAGATTAGAGATGCTATTCAAAAACAAGTTGATTGCTTAAATGATTGTCACAAAAAGACACTAGATGTTCGAGGAAACTGGAATCAGTTGCATAACAAAAAGAAAGAAGAACTCAATATCCTATTGTCAAATCTAGAGAATAACGGTGTACCCATAAAGAACTATCAAGAGTATCTCCGTTTAGAACAGGAAAAACAAAGATTAGAGAGCATGGCTCAACAGGTTGATACCCATGTGGCCGATCTCTCATTGTTGAGCGCTGATCGTATAGCCCTCCTTGAAAAGTTAATAAATGTCCGAAAGAGAATTTATCTTAGACGATTAGAGCTAATCCGAAATATTAACCATTCTTTGAGAGGATTTGTCCGTATTAAAATTAAGGAAAACGGTGATAACTCAAAATATAGAGAGTTGCTAGTAGACACGATATTAAGCAGTTCTAAAATAAGAATAAACAAGGATGATAGGGTTAAAATTGCGGATAACATTGAGCCATTGGACTTATGTAATATTATCAAGAATAGAGATAGCAACTCGTTGGTGACAAAAACTCACATTTCCGGAGATGTAGCTGGTAAAACACTTATTTTAGCTCAAGGTGCAGTATTTGAATTAGAGATTGTCGAACTTGAGGATAGGATAACAATTGAATTAAACGATCATTCTTGGAAGGAAATTTCTAAGTGTTCCGATGGTCAAAAGTGTACAACCATCCTTGCTATTGCCATGTGTGAGCGGGATTTTCCATTAATAATTGACCAGCCTGAAGATTCGCTCGATAACTCGTTCATTTATAGCCAAGTCGTGAAGATTCTTAGGGAAATCAAAAATCACCGGCAATTAATAATAGCAACACATAATGCTAACATCCCAGTCTTGGGCGATGCAGAGTTAATTTTAGTTATGAGGTCTAATGGGCTGAATGGGTTTGTGAATGACAGGGGTGTTATCGATAAGGATACAATTAAAACCCATGTACAAACCATTCTTGAAGGGGGTAAAGACGCATTCGATATGAGAAGGCAAAAATATGGATTCTGA
- a CDS encoding type II toxin-antitoxin system HicB family antitoxin: MPYPPPDGAGRRVYTVTVPTLPGCITFGKTVDEAIAMTREAVGVYVEDLQEKGREIPTEEGLLEYTITIEV; this comes from the coding sequence GTGCCGTATCCTCCTCCAGACGGAGCCGGAAGGCGGGTATACACCGTTACTGTACCGACCCTGCCCGGGTGCATCACCTTCGGGAAGACCGTCGATGAGGCAATAGCAATGACACGGGAAGCCGTCGGGGTCTATGTTGAGGATCTTCAGGAGAAGGGCAGGGAGATTCCCACCGAGGAAGGGCTGTTGGAGTACACCATTACCATCGAAGTCTAG
- a CDS encoding ribonuclease III family protein: protein MNESRKKQLLDILSGPYFGIEKASEESLALYEIALTHSSFANGTDVPCEDNEKLEFFGNYLLDFVVAEYLHGLKLYEPKEMNKRIKVTANSNLADIVAKYDLEIDEAIHFRGKEKPTVKMTANAFEAFIGAIHCAEGIEKAREVILGIFIEELKTFDPEGNYKGRLKEHVERHSLGVLKYSPSDEGPGHKKGWRATVSLNGEEIAQGVGFSLKQAEMNAAREALQKLNVE, encoded by the coding sequence ATGAATGAGTCCCGTAAGAAGCAGCTACTCGATATTCTCAGCGGTCCTTACTTCGGAATTGAGAAAGCCTCTGAAGAATCTCTCGCTCTCTATGAGATCGCGCTCACACATAGTTCATTCGCCAATGGGACGGATGTCCCTTGCGAAGATAATGAGAAATTAGAATTCTTTGGCAATTATCTTCTTGATTTTGTGGTTGCTGAATATCTGCACGGCTTAAAATTGTATGAGCCCAAAGAGATGAATAAAAGGATTAAGGTGACAGCAAATTCAAACCTGGCAGATATCGTCGCTAAGTATGATCTCGAGATTGACGAGGCAATACATTTCCGGGGAAAAGAAAAGCCAACGGTGAAGATGACTGCCAATGCATTTGAAGCATTCATCGGTGCAATTCATTGTGCTGAAGGGATAGAAAAAGCGCGTGAGGTTATCCTTGGCATATTTATCGAAGAACTCAAGACCTTCGACCCGGAAGGCAATTATAAAGGCAGACTTAAAGAGCATGTTGAACGGCACTCGTTAGGGGTATTGAAATACAGCCCTTCTGACGAAGGCCCCGGCCACAAGAAGGGATGGAGAGCAACAGTCAGTCTCAACGGGGAAGAGATTGCGCAAGGTGTCGGTTTCAGCCTAAAACAAGCAGAAATGAATGCCGCACGCGAGGCGTTACAGAAGCTGAATGTTGAGTAA
- a CDS encoding AAA family ATPase, with product MPAPGRCYRYFPAALEGETLRHLLVGRQELLESLFDEADRASGSRTPRFFLLVGDRGAGKSHLMSLLCRRIRDELSDRVIPVDLAGEEYSMFRASDFFLRVLAGMGVETADVAALGEDSLVREAAVERIAASAGERQVVVFVENIHEVFSQMGRPEVRALRSVFQRADNLSVIASAPSLFPGVLDHEEPFYNFFRVFHLRELDCAGSKDLMRRVAEVDGNTAFIENFGDYEPGIEALWHLVGGNPGLVVRLYEILSQCGAGKVAEAFFRLADEQTPYYREVFRRLPGQRRLILDTILAAKTPLTPKDVAERARLNLATVNAQVRRLEAEGYVVSRPMKKRTTYEARDRLFRLWRALRRPAGRDRVFGLIGFLEAWHERPGAVDIPYRGTPGVMEGEALPDRTAAGRREDVLAALQEAGEEPDDPGRFVRLALDLAGEELLAGNRANGLSLIRAAYAHASRLDPATARRMTAGFLKRLARKGEVSAVGSAVREIIASGGTGWEGFLKLVADAVAIVEAKNTRLYYTRLQPEERAVVAGIVRAITGSEELGVGG from the coding sequence ATGCCGGCACCTGGTAGGTGTTACCGCTACTTCCCCGCGGCCCTTGAGGGGGAGACGCTCCGGCACCTTCTCGTCGGCCGGCAGGAACTCCTGGAGAGCCTCTTCGACGAAGCAGACCGGGCGTCCGGCTCCAGAACGCCGCGGTTCTTCCTCCTGGTCGGGGACCGGGGCGCCGGGAAGTCTCACCTGATGAGCCTGCTCTGCCGGAGGATACGCGACGAACTCTCCGACCGGGTGATCCCCGTAGACCTTGCAGGGGAGGAGTACTCGATGTTCAGGGCGTCCGACTTCTTTCTCCGGGTGCTCGCGGGGATGGGGGTCGAGACCGCGGACGTGGCCGCGCTCGGCGAGGATTCACTGGTCCGCGAGGCCGCGGTCGAGCGGATCGCCGCATCGGCCGGGGAGAGGCAGGTCGTGGTCTTCGTCGAGAACATCCACGAGGTCTTTTCCCAGATGGGGAGGCCCGAGGTCCGGGCGCTGCGGTCGGTCTTCCAGCGGGCAGATAACCTTTCGGTCATTGCGTCGGCACCGTCGCTCTTCCCCGGGGTCCTCGACCATGAGGAACCGTTTTACAACTTCTTCCGGGTCTTTCACCTCCGGGAACTCGACTGCGCCGGATCGAAGGACCTCATGCGGAGGGTCGCGGAGGTCGACGGCAACACCGCCTTCATCGAGAACTTCGGGGACTACGAGCCCGGCATCGAGGCCCTCTGGCACCTCGTCGGCGGCAACCCGGGGCTGGTGGTCCGGCTGTACGAGATCCTCTCGCAGTGCGGGGCCGGCAAGGTGGCGGAGGCCTTCTTCAGGCTGGCGGACGAGCAGACGCCCTACTACCGGGAGGTCTTCCGGAGGCTTCCGGGGCAGCGGCGGCTCATCCTCGATACGATCCTCGCCGCAAAGACCCCGCTCACCCCGAAAGACGTCGCAGAGCGCGCCCGGCTGAACCTCGCGACGGTGAACGCGCAGGTCCGGAGGCTGGAGGCCGAGGGCTACGTCGTCTCCCGCCCGATGAAGAAGAGGACGACCTACGAGGCCCGGGATCGGCTTTTTAGGCTGTGGCGGGCGCTGCGGAGGCCGGCCGGCCGTGACCGGGTGTTTGGTCTCATCGGGTTCCTGGAGGCCTGGCATGAGCGGCCGGGGGCCGTCGATATACCATACCGGGGGACGCCGGGTGTTATGGAGGGCGAAGCCCTGCCGGACCGGACCGCGGCCGGGAGGCGGGAGGATGTGCTGGCGGCGCTGCAGGAGGCCGGGGAAGAGCCCGACGACCCGGGCCGGTTCGTGCGCCTCGCGCTCGATCTGGCGGGGGAGGAGTTGCTGGCCGGGAACCGGGCAAACGGCCTCTCGCTGATCCGGGCGGCATATGCGCACGCGAGCCGCCTGGACCCGGCAACGGCACGGAGGATGACGGCCGGGTTCCTGAAGCGGCTCGCAAGGAAGGGGGAGGTCTCCGCGGTCGGGAGCGCCGTTCGCGAGATCATCGCATCCGGGGGCACCGGGTGGGAGGGGTTCCTGAAGCTGGTCGCGGATGCCGTGGCGATCGTCGAGGCGAAGAATACGCGACTGTACTATACGAGGCTGCAGCCGGAGGAGCGGGCGGTCGTTGCCGGGATTGTCCGGGCGATCACGGGGTCGGAGGAGCTGGGGGTGGGGGGTTAG